The genomic window TACTAATAGTCTATTTCTTTCTTAAACAAGTAAGCTTCGTTATTGTATGTCCAATCTATGTTAATGTTCCAGCGACCATCTAACAATTTGTTGTCAGGTATGAGCAAATTGTGATCAGATAATGAAATAGGAATTTCAAAATCTAACTTCTTGTTAGATGGTCTGTATAGGAACACTGAACCTTTGATTTTTTTTACATCTAAGTCTTTAGGAAATTCAACAAGGATACCCTCTTTGGTTTTTTTCCAAGTAATATCTGTTTTAAGGCTTTTAGAATTTTTTTCTTTATCAATATTTGATTGAAATTTTAATTCTTGCTGATAGTAATCTTCAACTACCAAATCATGGTCATACTTGTCATTAGTAGCCATGTTAACTACAAAATACATAATAAAGCCTATAAAACCTGCAAAGGCTATAACTATTGCTGTTCCCCAATTTACTTTCATATCTTTACTTCCTGCGAACGTAGGAATCTCCTTTTTTTAAGATCTGCTAGGTTTTCAAAACCCGTAAGGTCTTTGTTAATTATAACTTCTAGGCCCTAAGAAGGTCACCGAAGTTGTTTCAATTAATTTATCTCCACTATAAACATCAATGGTCAGTGTGTTTTTATCTCCAGAAAGATCACTTTGCTTTAATTCTATAAATAAAGTCCCTTCAGCTAAACCACTTTCTTTAACTTCAAATGTATCGCTAGTAGAAACAAGTTTTATGTTACCATCTATACCTCTAAGTTTAAAGCTAACATCTTTTATGGTTTCTGTTGTTTTATTTACAATCTTATAGGTAAATACATTACTAATGATGTTATTGTCCTTTTGCTCGTAAAGTTGACCAGGTAATCTAAGCACTCTTGCTTCTACATCATTTCTTAAAGCTATCATACCTAATAATACACCAATTAAAATGACAAGTACAGCAATGTAACCTTTCATACGAGCCGTTAGTTTAAATGGCTCTTTCTTCTCTATATTGTCTTCACTTGCATAACGGATTAAACCTTTAGGCTTGTCAATTTTCTCCATTATGGTGTCGCACTCATCAATACAAGCCGTACAGTTTACACATTCTAATTGTGTACCGTTTCTAATGTCTATACCAGTAGGACAAACATGAACACATTGAAAACAATCAATACAATCTCCATGGCCTAAGGCATCTCTATCTTCATTTTTTCTAAATTTCTTTCTGCCATTTTCTCCTTCACCACGCTTATGATCGTAAGCAACCACAATAGATTTATTGTCTAAAAGTACGCCTTGTAATCTTCCATAAGGACAGGCTATAATACATACTTGCTCTCTAAACCAGGCAAAAATAAAATAGAAGACTCCTGTAAAAATCAATAATGGGAATAATGTGCCTAAATGCTCAGCAGGCCCTTCTTTTACATATCTAAGAAGTTTATCGCTGCCAATTAAATAGGCCAAAAAGATATTAGCAATTAAAAAAGAAATCACTAAAAATATAAACCACTTTAAAAGTCGCTTCCTTATCTTTTCTGCATCCCATTTTTGCTTTTTAAGACGCATTTGTTTATTTCTATCACCATCTATCCAATATTCGATGCGTCTAAAAACCATTTCCATAAAAATGGTCTGAGGACAAATCCATCCACAGAAAATACGACCAAACCCTACTGTAAAAAGGGTGATAAAAACCACTCCTATTATCATAGAAATTACAAACAAATGAAAGTCTTGTGGCCAAAAAGGGAAACCAAAGATGTTAAATCGCCTTTCGAGGACGTTAAACATTAAGAATTGATTTCCATTTATTTTAATAAATGGTGCTGCAAATAGGAAAGCT from Winogradskyella sp. MH6 includes these protein-coding regions:
- a CDS encoding FixH family protein; the encoded protein is MKVNWGTAIVIAFAGFIGFIMYFVVNMATNDKYDHDLVVEDYYQQELKFQSNIDKEKNSKSLKTDITWKKTKEGILVEFPKDLDVKKIKGSVFLYRPSNKKLDFEIPISLSDHNLLIPDNKLLDGRWNINIDWTYNNEAYLFKKEIDY
- the ccoG gene encoding cytochrome c oxidase accessory protein CcoG, which produces METPDNEVFRDSIGTINEEGKRNWIFPKKPSGPYYDKRKLVSYFLLAFLFAAPFIKINGNQFLMFNVLERRFNIFGFPFWPQDFHLFVISMIIGVVFITLFTVGFGRIFCGWICPQTIFMEMVFRRIEYWIDGDRNKQMRLKKQKWDAEKIRKRLLKWFIFLVISFLIANIFLAYLIGSDKLLRYVKEGPAEHLGTLFPLLIFTGVFYFIFAWFREQVCIIACPYGRLQGVLLDNKSIVVAYDHKRGEGENGRKKFRKNEDRDALGHGDCIDCFQCVHVCPTGIDIRNGTQLECVNCTACIDECDTIMEKIDKPKGLIRYASEDNIEKKEPFKLTARMKGYIAVLVILIGVLLGMIALRNDVEARVLRLPGQLYEQKDNNIISNVFTYKIVNKTTETIKDVSFKLRGIDGNIKLVSTSDTFEVKESGLAEGTLFIELKQSDLSGDKNTLTIDVYSGDKLIETTSVTFLGPRSYN